The Leptospirales bacterium genome has a window encoding:
- a CDS encoding polysaccharide deacetylase family protein has protein sequence MRGSNLIISLAVLLACLAVAVAFRLTPGLVGGSPADTLLASGGESSGARFHLAPVLCFHNVDGPGPYAVTRQEFRAYMESIRRAGVRVIELRTLFEHARHNRLFDHPSIVITIDDDYKNIARVAAPILREYGYPATFFFYISQIADDPREGASWADLQRMHREGFDIQNHSWTHTRFDHPAAGESAAAYSARVNREVVLSRESLERNIPGLKIWTFAYPFGYHSPDLQSRIDRAGYELVLTTDARPVDVTQTFRPIFDRYTIQKRLVRDPDAMFRRQLTYALKPYSAATALQDSEQSQP, from the coding sequence GTGCGCGGCTCGAATCTAATCATCTCTCTGGCAGTGCTATTGGCCTGCCTGGCTGTTGCCGTCGCCTTCCGATTGACGCCAGGGCTCGTTGGAGGGTCGCCGGCCGATACACTCCTGGCATCCGGCGGCGAATCAAGCGGTGCGCGCTTTCATCTGGCGCCGGTGCTCTGCTTTCACAACGTCGACGGGCCTGGACCCTACGCTGTTACCAGACAGGAGTTTCGCGCCTACATGGAGTCGATTCGCCGCGCCGGCGTGCGCGTAATCGAGCTACGCACTCTATTCGAACACGCCCGCCACAATCGGCTCTTCGACCATCCCTCGATTGTCATTACCATCGATGACGACTACAAAAACATTGCCCGGGTTGCGGCGCCCATTCTGCGCGAGTACGGCTATCCGGCCACTTTCTTCTTTTACATCTCGCAGATCGCTGACGATCCGCGGGAGGGCGCCAGCTGGGCCGACCTGCAGCGTATGCATCGCGAGGGATTTGATATTCAAAACCATTCCTGGACGCATACGCGCTTCGATCATCCCGCTGCAGGCGAAAGCGCTGCCGCCTACAGTGCGCGGGTGAATCGCGAAGTCGTACTCTCCCGTGAATCGCTGGAGCGCAACATTCCCGGGCTGAAAATCTGGACCTTTGCTTATCCCTTTGGTTACCACAGTCCTGATTTGCAAAGCCGCATCGATCGCGCCGGCTACGAATTGGTTCTAACTACGGACGCGCGCCCGGTTGACGTGACGCAGACCTTTCGGCCCATCTTTGATCGCTATACGATTCAGAAGCGTTTGGTGCGCGATCCCGACGCCATGTTTCGGCGGCAATTGACCTACGCTCTGAAGCCTTATAGCGCTGCCACAGCCCTGCAAGACAGCGAGCAGTCGCAACCTTGA
- a CDS encoding response regulator, which yields MSFGCSPLLARPTTESDCIELQRDQRPRLAGVLRYREDQHSRQSAPLEESANFAPLDRAALNSGFRSGATWLSLCVRAAEAGEYRLTIRNSFLETVDFLVFPPGAQQTPQIVHAGLRSRRNDRVPALDLDLQRGEERHMLVRVESRSPIRGSISLLPRLVAQRESRIENYFFGLSLGLTGGVALWTILLALRARIEGGFWFLIFLLLFGIYRSFYQGFPLLLSDSSILRQEYLRLSIALALGSLLSLARWQLMFLDLERISAVAARIVGALFWTSIALLLFNLLQPYTANRIVYIWATAAPVAASLAAWLYWRGGGDHGRSFFLASIVTMGLSLYFVLTNIGFARQSLLSDLAIEAATLVQAAIIAIMMGDRMRRLQTLRQHELEREVSARTEALAVEVNERVAAQRRAEEAARSQARFLANMSHEIRTPMNSILGMVELLQETTLSEEQKRYVEAVRGGGSALLRILNDVLDISRIEAGRMEVQPEEVDLRKIIPALATMHEAAFRARRIGLEVHFDADAPGSLVTDPGRLGQILINLLNNALKFTERGAVSLRVSMAERKGAPAAAIAVSDTGEGISVEMQTRIFERFQQGAGEPRGGAGLGLSIARELTALLGGELELKSEPGKGSVFTLCLPLAWQGRGGALQASAVSLAGNDASLLQGRRILIVDDAVDNRALFSRFLEKCGAECVLASDGEEALQALLAQRIDLALMDLQMPGMDGFECLSRLRELQRSGSIAPLPVLAITAFAMGDEYERAKRSDFQEILTKPTPRVALVSAVHHALRGASAASPGA from the coding sequence TTGAGCTTTGGCTGCTCTCCATTGCTGGCGAGGCCGACGACAGAATCCGATTGCATAGAACTGCAACGAGACCAGCGACCCCGGCTAGCAGGCGTCCTTCGTTACCGCGAAGACCAGCACAGCAGACAATCGGCGCCACTGGAAGAATCGGCGAATTTTGCGCCGCTGGATCGCGCGGCGCTGAATAGCGGCTTTCGCAGCGGCGCTACCTGGCTCTCGCTTTGTGTGCGCGCGGCAGAGGCCGGCGAATACCGACTAACGATTCGCAATTCCTTTCTGGAGACTGTGGACTTTCTGGTTTTTCCTCCCGGGGCCCAGCAAACGCCGCAAATTGTGCATGCCGGGCTGCGCTCCCGTCGCAACGATCGAGTTCCGGCCCTGGACCTCGATCTGCAGCGCGGCGAAGAGCGCCATATGCTGGTGCGCGTTGAATCGCGATCGCCCATTCGCGGATCCATCTCGCTCTTGCCGCGTCTCGTGGCGCAGCGCGAGTCGCGTATCGAAAACTACTTTTTCGGTTTGAGCCTGGGGCTTACGGGCGGCGTTGCGCTATGGACCATTCTGCTGGCGCTTCGCGCACGCATTGAAGGCGGCTTCTGGTTCTTGATATTTCTCTTGCTGTTTGGAATTTATCGCAGCTTTTATCAAGGCTTCCCTTTGCTCTTAAGCGATTCATCCATTTTACGTCAGGAGTATTTGCGGCTGTCCATTGCCCTGGCCCTTGGATCGCTGCTCAGCCTGGCTCGTTGGCAGCTCATGTTTCTGGACCTCGAGCGAATCTCGGCTGTTGCGGCGCGCATTGTCGGCGCTCTATTCTGGACCTCGATTGCTCTATTGTTATTCAACCTGTTGCAACCCTACACGGCAAATCGAATCGTCTACATCTGGGCTACAGCCGCGCCCGTCGCTGCCAGCCTGGCTGCGTGGCTTTACTGGCGCGGCGGCGGAGATCACGGCCGCTCCTTCTTTCTGGCCAGCATTGTGACCATGGGTCTCTCGCTGTACTTTGTTCTGACCAATATCGGTTTCGCTCGCCAGAGTCTGCTCTCCGACCTGGCCATCGAGGCGGCGACGCTGGTCCAGGCGGCCATCATCGCGATCATGATGGGGGATCGGATGCGCCGCTTGCAGACGCTTCGGCAGCACGAGCTGGAGCGCGAGGTAAGCGCGCGCACCGAGGCGCTGGCCGTCGAAGTCAATGAGCGGGTTGCAGCGCAGCGACGTGCGGAAGAGGCGGCGCGATCTCAAGCTCGCTTTCTGGCTAACATGTCTCACGAGATTCGCACGCCGATGAATTCCATCCTGGGCATGGTTGAGCTGCTGCAAGAAACGACGCTCAGCGAGGAACAGAAGCGCTATGTTGAGGCGGTGCGCGGCGGCGGCAGCGCTTTGCTGCGCATTCTCAACGATGTCCTGGACATTTCGCGCATCGAGGCCGGGCGCATGGAAGTTCAGCCGGAGGAGGTAGACCTCAGGAAAATCATTCCAGCTCTGGCCACCATGCACGAGGCGGCATTTCGAGCGCGGCGCATAGGGCTTGAAGTTCATTTTGACGCGGACGCTCCGGGTAGCCTGGTTACGGACCCGGGGAGGCTGGGGCAGATTCTGATCAATCTGTTGAACAATGCTCTCAAATTTACGGAGCGCGGCGCCGTGTCGCTCCGCGTTTCAATGGCAGAAAGGAAGGGCGCGCCAGCCGCTGCCATCGCCGTAAGCGATACCGGCGAAGGCATCTCCGTCGAAATGCAGACTAGAATTTTTGAGCGTTTTCAGCAGGGGGCGGGCGAACCGCGCGGCGGCGCCGGCCTGGGTCTATCGATTGCCCGCGAGCTAACCGCCTTGCTTGGCGGCGAGCTTGAACTAAAAAGCGAGCCGGGAAAAGGCAGCGTCTTTACCCTTTGTCTGCCTCTGGCCTGGCAGGGGCGGGGCGGCGCCCTGCAGGCCTCCGCGGTTTCTCTTGCTGGTAATGATGCCAGCCTGCTCCAGGGGCGCCGCATTCTGATTGTCGACGATGCGGTAGACAATCGCGCCCTGTTCAGTCGCTTCCTTGAAAAATGCGGAGCGGAGTGCGTTCTGGCCAGCGATGGCGAAGAAGCCCTTCAGGCGCTGCTTGCGCAGCGCATCGATCTGGCGCTGATGGATCTGCAAATGCCGGGCATGGACGGATTTGAATGCCTCAGCCGATTGCGCGAACTGCAGAGGTCCGGCAGCATTGCGCCGCTGCCGGTGCTGGCAATCACCGCCTTTGCCATGGGCGATGAGTACGAACGCGCGAAGCGCAGCGATTTTCAGGAAATACTTACCAAGCCAACCCCGCGCGTCGCCCTTGTCTCCGCTGTGCATCATGCTCTGCGCGGCGCCAGCGCAGCGTCGCCGGGCGCTTGA
- a CDS encoding tetratricopeptide repeat protein has product MSVPSRLFRSGAAPLLLASSLLLCAIHVAAAQSLSSDEPDADTLVRPLDLAPGEQATAGTFLLDGRDFVICRGARWQGEPPDSRWFRVVQSGGLETNPGSFNNRLVEQLGAVDLASKDLLQQAAASLENGLRQDAHFFPFAFNAGRLYLILNQPQKAISRLRRARALLPRLAAAHYYLAQAYELAGEEQAAIASYREAARRDPGDLRPLIALGDFYLEKDQPTQAERYYVLVQRLMPDSVDARLGLARLAMRRRDWPSARVILESIETVELDGQEKTGYNRELHLYLAQIAIEERDYAVAVEQYGRLLAHPEDPFFLRHGRREIERRRQIAESLARTSRGE; this is encoded by the coding sequence ATGAGCGTACCCTCCCGCCTGTTCCGATCTGGCGCCGCGCCACTGCTTCTAGCATCGAGCCTGCTTCTCTGCGCCATACACGTTGCTGCCGCACAGAGTCTTTCCAGCGATGAGCCTGATGCTGACACCCTGGTCCGGCCGCTTGACCTTGCCCCTGGCGAACAGGCGACAGCGGGAACCTTCCTGCTCGATGGGCGCGATTTTGTTATCTGTCGAGGCGCACGCTGGCAGGGCGAGCCCCCTGATTCGCGCTGGTTTCGCGTAGTGCAGTCAGGCGGCCTAGAGACCAATCCGGGAAGCTTCAACAATCGTCTGGTCGAACAACTGGGCGCCGTCGACCTTGCCAGCAAAGACCTGTTGCAACAAGCTGCGGCATCGCTGGAAAATGGCCTGCGCCAGGACGCCCACTTTTTTCCCTTCGCCTTCAATGCCGGTCGTCTTTATCTGATTCTCAACCAGCCGCAGAAGGCGATCAGTCGCTTGCGGCGCGCTCGCGCCCTGCTGCCGCGCCTGGCGGCGGCGCACTACTATCTGGCGCAGGCCTATGAACTGGCCGGCGAGGAGCAGGCAGCCATCGCTTCCTATCGCGAAGCAGCCAGGCGCGACCCCGGCGATTTGAGACCGCTGATCGCGCTGGGCGATTTCTACCTGGAGAAAGATCAGCCAACGCAAGCCGAACGTTACTATGTGCTGGTCCAGCGCCTGATGCCGGATAGCGTCGATGCTCGATTGGGCCTGGCGCGCCTGGCCATGCGACGCCGGGATTGGCCCAGCGCGCGCGTCATTCTGGAGAGCATTGAGACGGTCGAGCTAGACGGACAGGAGAAGACCGGCTACAATCGCGAGCTGCATCTTTATCTGGCGCAGATCGCTATTGAAGAGCGAGACTACGCAGTAGCCGTAGAGCAGTACGGGCGATTGCTGGCCCATCCTGAAGACCCCTTCTTCCTCCGCCATGGTCGCCGCGAAATTGAACGTCGACGGCAAATTGCCGAATCATTGGCCCGCACCAGTCGTGGCGAATAG